The following DNA comes from Mycobacteriales bacterium.
GTCCACCCGCAGGGCGCGGCGGGCGGCCTCCAGACCGACCGCGCGGTCGGCCGGCCCGGCGGGTGTCGGATCGGTCCAGCCGCACAACGCGTCGACCCGGCGGGCGGCCTCGGCGACCCGCGCCGCCGGCAGTCGTCCGGAGTCGACCGCGTCGGCGATCGCTTCGCGCACTTGCCACTGCTCCCCGGGTTCGAGGTCGATGCAGAGCAGGTCGACCCCCGCGCTCAACGCCTGGACCGCCCCCTCGGTGCATCCGATGCCTTCGCGGATCGCCGCCATGCGCATCCCGTCGGTGATGATGACGCCGTCGAATCCCAGTTCGCCGCGAAGCAGGTCGGTCATGATCGTGCGGCTGAGCGTGGCCGGCCGGTCGTCCCAGCCCGGGTGCACGACGTGGGCGGTCATGACCATCTTGACGCCGGCGGCCACCGCCGCGCGGAACGGGACGAGGTCGATCGCGGTGGTCTGCTCACGGGTGCGCTCGACGGTCGGCAGGTCGAGGTGCGAGTCGAGCGCCGTACCGCCGTGGCCCGGGAAGTGCTTGGCGCAGGCCGCGATCCCGCGGGACTGCAAGCCCTCGACGAAGGCGGCGGTGTGCCGGGCCACCAGGTCGGGGTCGGCGCCGAACGCGCGCGGCCCGATGACCGGGTTGAGCGGGTTGGTGTTGACGTCGGCGACCGGGGCGAAGTCGATGCTGATCCCGGCCGCGGCGACCAGGTCGGCGATCGAGCCGGCGACCCGGGCGGTGAGCGCGACGTCGTCGACCTCGCCCAGAGCGAGGTTGCCCGGGTAGGACGACCCGCCGGGATGCTCGAGCCGGCTGACGTCGCCACCCTCCTCGTCCACCCCGATCAGCAGGTCGGGAGAGTGCTGTCGCAGTTCCGCGACGAGGTCGGCGAGTTGCTCGGGGCCGGTGATGTTCTGTCCGAAGAGGATCACGCCGCCGAGGCCACGCTCGAGCCAAGCGGCGAGGTCCGGGCTGATCGTGGTGCCCGGCATGCTCACCATCAGGCAGCGGTCGATGTCGGTGGTCACGTCGGGCTGACCAGGATCTTCAGATGGTCGGCGGGGTGGTCGACGAGTGCCTGCAGGCCGTCCGGGATGACCCGGTCGAGGCTGATGCGATCGCTGATCAACGGCAGCATCTGCACACCGCCGCCGGCGAGCAGGCTCACCGCGGCCGCGAAGTCCTCGTCACAGACGTGCGACAGCGACCCGATCACCTCCTTCTCGGTCCGGACCAGCTCGAGCAGGTCGAGCGGCGGTGCGGACTCGGTGATGCCGACAAGGACGATGCGGCCGCCGCGCCGCGCGCCGGCGATCGCCGGGCCGACCGCGGCCGCCGACCCGGAACATTCCAGGACGACGTCGGCGTCGAGCCCGCCGTCGACGGGACAGGTCTGCAGCCCGAGCTTCTCCGCGATTGCGCGGCGCGCCGGGAGACGTTCGACGACGCACACCTGCGAGGCGCCCATCGCCCGTGCCGCCTGCGCGGCGAGCAGGCCGACCGTTCCGGCACCGATGACCGCGACCCGCTCGCCGGGCACCAGCCGACCCTGCCTCAGCCCGTGGACACCGACGGAGAGCGGCTCGGCCAGGGCGCCGGCCTCGGTCGGCAGTTCGTCGGGCAACCGCACGCAGGTCGAGGCCGGCACGTTGACGAACTCGGCCAGCCCGCCGTCGGACATGATGCCGACGGCGGCCAGCTGCGGGCAGAGCGTGATCCGGTGCCGACGGCACCAGTAGCAGCGGCCGCAGGACATGATGCCGTCCACGCCGACCCGGTCCCCGGCCTCGAACGCGTCGACCCCGGCAGCGACCTGCACGATCTCGCCGCCGATCTCATGACCGAGCACGATGGGCGCCTGCTGCCCGGTCAACGGGTTGGGCGCGTCGGCGGCGATGAACAGCGGCCCGTGCAGCCACTCCTC
Coding sequences within:
- a CDS encoding alcohol dehydrogenase catalytic domain-containing protein; translation: MLALRWHGRKDIRLDDIPPPGPPADGEVTIRVAWCGICGTDVEEWLHGPLFIAADAPNPLTGQQAPIVLGHEIGGEIVQVAAGVDAFEAGDRVGVDGIMSCGRCYWCRRHRITLCPQLAAVGIMSDGGLAEFVNVPASTCVRLPDELPTEAGALAEPLSVGVHGLRQGRLVPGERVAVIGAGTVGLLAAQAARAMGASQVCVVERLPARRAIAEKLGLQTCPVDGGLDADVVLECSGSAAAVGPAIAGARRGGRIVLVGITESAPPLDLLELVRTEKEVIGSLSHVCDEDFAAAVSLLAGGGVQMLPLISDRISLDRVIPDGLQALVDHPADHLKILVSPT
- the nagZ gene encoding beta-N-acetylhexosaminidase, whose product is MTTDIDRCLMVSMPGTTISPDLAAWLERGLGGVILFGQNITGPEQLADLVAELRQHSPDLLIGVDEEGGDVSRLEHPGGSSYPGNLALGEVDDVALTARVAGSIADLVAAAGISIDFAPVADVNTNPLNPVIGPRAFGADPDLVARHTAAFVEGLQSRGIAACAKHFPGHGGTALDSHLDLPTVERTREQTTAIDLVPFRAAVAAGVKMVMTAHVVHPGWDDRPATLSRTIMTDLLRGELGFDGVIITDGMRMAAIREGIGCTEGAVQALSAGVDLLCIDLEPGEQWQVREAIADAVDSGRLPAARVAEAARRVDALCGWTDPTPAGPADRAVGLEAARRALRVD